One window of the Paenibacillus beijingensis genome contains the following:
- a CDS encoding MBL fold metallo-hydrolase, which produces MKIHFLGTSAAEGFPALFCRCSHCLKARELSGRNIRTRSSAIFDDTLKIDFPPDTLHHVLRDGLDLGLVKDLFITHTHLDHLWAEDLGMRLPVYAHGLDHPLHIYGHDAVVRKCRDAIGWPGDEFIAVRRIVPFETVDTGTAVVTALPANHDPEETCLLFFIEKDGKNVFYGHDTGLLPEDTWAWLANRKLDLAILDCTNGNLPFTGGHLNIEAVLGIRDRLRNEGILQTGGQTVVTHFSHNIGLLHEDLTAIFGAEEITVAYDGMVLYI; this is translated from the coding sequence TTGAAAATTCATTTTCTGGGAACCTCTGCCGCTGAGGGCTTTCCCGCATTGTTCTGCAGGTGCTCGCATTGCTTAAAGGCGCGGGAACTGAGCGGCAGGAACATCCGCACGCGAAGCTCCGCTATATTCGATGATACGCTGAAAATTGATTTTCCACCTGACACCCTCCACCATGTGCTGCGTGATGGTCTGGACCTCGGGCTTGTGAAGGATCTTTTCATTACCCATACGCACCTAGATCATCTGTGGGCGGAAGACCTCGGTATGCGGCTTCCGGTTTATGCGCATGGACTGGATCATCCGCTGCATATCTACGGGCATGATGCGGTCGTCCGCAAGTGCCGGGATGCGATAGGCTGGCCCGGTGACGAGTTTATCGCCGTCCGGCGGATCGTGCCGTTCGAAACCGTTGACACGGGGACGGCCGTCGTGACGGCGCTGCCTGCCAATCACGATCCTGAGGAAACCTGTTTACTCTTCTTTATCGAGAAGGATGGCAAAAATGTCTTCTACGGCCACGACACGGGGCTGCTGCCGGAGGACACTTGGGCGTGGCTTGCAAACCGGAAGCTCGACCTCGCCATCTTGGACTGCACGAACGGAAATCTTCCGTTTACTGGCGGTCATCTCAATATCGAAGCCGTTCTCGGGATCCGTGACCGCCTGCGTAACGAAGGGATTCTTCAAACCGGGGGACAAACGGTAGTCACCCATTTTTCCCATAATATCGGTTTGCTTCACGAGGATTTGACGGCCATATTTGGTGCTGAAGAAATTACGGTCGCTTATGACGGCATGGTGCTGTATATCTAA
- a CDS encoding GNAT family N-acetyltransferase, with translation MAIVRMLVNDEMKEAIRLSDATFRDAEQPSMAGTFPFIFSDSALHVSFGAFKDGELVSFMGLVPWIIRIGEARLRVFSLGSVCTHPDARGRGIASEVLRLVYGYIRRAGASLLLVSGYRTLYTRTGCAPFGRIRRYTIDELTAESFPGFEGSASLKVREMEPADIYALNETASSRSVRYELGVGELASLIKAEALASCMKMKHRVLVAEYGGTVTAFTVIGVPFDPERHGIVLEQAGDPEAVVRLILNAVKRFGLKGLDFPVPWHETELHSRLAGVTSSVEDHLGTIRIVDGELLLAQLRPWLDQKNSGASGTIGLEQKDDGSWLLKAGQNGLALTSKEMTRLLFDCASAEDPKPEGTAFLKELFPVPFPYTAGLTYI, from the coding sequence ATGGCGATTGTTCGTATGCTGGTAAACGACGAAATGAAAGAGGCGATCCGCCTGTCGGATGCAACATTCCGGGATGCGGAGCAGCCTTCAATGGCGGGTACGTTCCCGTTCATATTTTCCGACTCGGCGCTGCATGTATCCTTCGGGGCTTTCAAGGATGGGGAACTTGTTTCGTTCATGGGTCTCGTTCCTTGGATCATCCGGATCGGGGAAGCCCGATTGCGAGTTTTCTCACTTGGTTCGGTATGCACGCATCCGGATGCCAGGGGTCGTGGAATCGCAAGCGAAGTTCTGCGCCTAGTGTACGGTTATATCCGGCGAGCCGGCGCTTCACTGCTCCTCGTTTCGGGATATCGTACGCTTTATACGCGAACGGGCTGTGCTCCTTTCGGGCGAATCCGCCGATACACTATAGACGAGCTGACGGCTGAAAGCTTTCCTGGTTTCGAAGGATCGGCCTCTCTGAAAGTCAGGGAAATGGAGCCTGCTGATATTTACGCTTTGAATGAGACAGCTTCGTCTCGCAGCGTCCGCTATGAACTCGGCGTGGGCGAGCTGGCTTCCCTCATCAAAGCGGAGGCGCTCGCAAGCTGCATGAAGATGAAGCACCGGGTACTGGTGGCGGAATACGGAGGGACTGTGACGGCGTTTACGGTCATAGGCGTGCCGTTCGATCCGGAGCGTCATGGCATCGTCCTGGAGCAAGCGGGGGACCCGGAGGCAGTCGTTCGGCTAATCTTGAATGCCGTCAAGCGGTTTGGTTTGAAAGGCCTTGATTTCCCCGTTCCTTGGCACGAGACTGAACTGCATTCCAGACTGGCCGGCGTGACGTCTTCGGTAGAGGATCATTTGGGAACGATCCGAATCGTTGATGGCGAGTTGCTTCTCGCCCAGCTTCGGCCATGGCTCGATCAGAAGAATTCCGGGGCGTCCGGCACAATCGGCCTGGAGCAGAAGGATGACGGGAGCTGGCTGCTGAAGGCGGGACAGAATGGATTAGCTTTAACTTCGAAGGAAATGACCCGCTTGCTGTTCGATTGCGCTAGCGCTGAGGATCCGAAGCCGGAAGGAACTGCTTTCCTGAAGGAACTGTTCCCGGTTCCGTTTCCGTATACCGCTGGATTGACTTATATTTAA
- a CDS encoding Gfo/Idh/MocA family protein, with translation MNKLKIGFIGVGGIAKVHAGQLQALEDVEIAAIADPNELAVRQFADTFKVRDVRSYRSHIDMLKDGGLDAVVICSPHTLHFAQSTDALSAGCDVLIEKPMTCTSEEAERLIQLADENGRLLQVSYQRHFQPEFIYIREAITSGVLGKLTSVNATLYQDWKVSQTGTWRQNPALSGGGMLMDSGSHIIDVLLWTTGELTPLEVKATLDNHGAPVEIDSFTGIRFAEGVVAALNIVGHVPGYREFYSFCGDQGVLYLDNGRIEIYRYDGTVIRPDLPEKTTNSDQSFVDALRGKQEIPVPGAYALQVVRLTEAIYRSAGYQP, from the coding sequence ATGAATAAGCTGAAGATTGGATTTATCGGCGTCGGTGGCATCGCAAAAGTTCATGCCGGACAGCTGCAGGCGCTGGAAGATGTAGAAATCGCCGCGATTGCGGATCCAAATGAATTGGCCGTAAGGCAGTTCGCGGACACGTTCAAGGTGCGGGACGTCCGCAGTTATAGAAGCCATATCGATATGCTGAAAGACGGCGGATTGGACGCAGTTGTCATCTGCTCGCCGCATACGCTGCATTTCGCCCAATCCACGGATGCGCTGAGCGCAGGCTGCGATGTGCTGATCGAGAAACCGATGACGTGCACGTCGGAGGAGGCCGAACGGCTGATCCAATTGGCCGACGAGAACGGCAGGCTGTTGCAGGTATCCTACCAACGGCATTTTCAGCCGGAGTTTATTTATATTCGCGAGGCGATTACAAGCGGGGTTCTCGGCAAGCTGACGTCTGTCAACGCTACACTGTATCAGGATTGGAAGGTGTCTCAAACCGGTACCTGGAGGCAAAATCCGGCACTGTCGGGCGGAGGCATGCTGATGGATTCCGGCAGCCATATCATCGACGTTCTACTCTGGACAACGGGAGAGTTGACGCCGTTGGAGGTGAAGGCTACCCTGGATAACCACGGGGCCCCGGTGGAGATCGACTCCTTCACTGGGATCCGCTTTGCGGAAGGGGTTGTCGCCGCGCTTAACATTGTCGGACACGTGCCCGGTTATCGGGAATTCTATTCGTTCTGCGGGGATCAGGGCGTTCTGTATCTTGATAACGGCCGTATCGAAATCTACCGGTATGACGGTACCGTCATCCGGCCTGATCTGCCTGAAAAAACGACGAATTCGGACCAAAGCTTCGTGGACGCCCTCCGGGGCAAGCAAGAAATTCCGGTTCCCGGCGCCTACGCGCTGCAAGTCGTTCGGTTGACCGAAGCGATTTACCGTTCCGCCGGATATCAGCCTTAA
- a CDS encoding ROK family protein, whose protein sequence is MEYAIGVDIGGTKIQFAAVDPNGQLLHKHLVPTEAQLGPNQVMEKLKAGIDHIIAALQTAESYVGIGIGSAGQIDFQAGTVVFAGDTLPGWTGMQIKSHVEERFHKPVYVDNDVNVIAVAEKVYGAGQDYASFVCLALGTGIGGAIVESGQLVRGAFGGAGELGHVSVDFNGPRCGCGNYGCIELYASGTGIARLGRETLAASRGKASWEPQSRDIIQAWQRGDPLAGQVMDQVIRALGTAVAGFIHSFNPEAVILGGGMSETGLLFFEALDNEVQTRTSPGMRKACRLLPAYVGADAGVIGAAAQVWHYRGNR, encoded by the coding sequence ATGGAGTATGCGATCGGAGTCGATATCGGGGGAACGAAAATCCAATTTGCGGCGGTCGATCCGAATGGACAATTATTGCACAAGCACCTCGTGCCTACGGAAGCGCAGCTTGGCCCGAATCAAGTAATGGAGAAGTTGAAAGCAGGAATCGACCACATCATTGCCGCGCTTCAGACGGCCGAATCCTACGTCGGAATCGGAATCGGCAGCGCAGGGCAGATCGATTTTCAGGCGGGTACGGTCGTGTTTGCTGGAGATACGCTCCCAGGCTGGACTGGTATGCAGATTAAATCCCATGTGGAGGAGAGATTCCACAAGCCGGTGTACGTCGATAATGATGTCAATGTGATCGCCGTCGCGGAGAAAGTATACGGCGCAGGCCAGGATTACGCCAGCTTTGTATGCCTCGCATTGGGGACGGGGATCGGCGGCGCAATAGTGGAATCCGGCCAGTTGGTACGCGGGGCGTTTGGCGGTGCCGGCGAGTTGGGGCACGTGTCGGTCGATTTCAACGGACCGCGCTGCGGGTGCGGCAATTACGGGTGTATCGAGCTGTATGCATCCGGCACCGGCATCGCCAGATTGGGACGGGAGACGCTTGCGGCAAGCAGAGGGAAGGCAAGCTGGGAGCCGCAGTCGCGGGATATTATTCAAGCTTGGCAGCGAGGAGACCCACTAGCGGGACAAGTAATGGACCAGGTCATTCGTGCGTTAGGTACTGCAGTAGCCGGATTTATCCATTCATTTAATCCTGAAGCGGTCATTCTTGGAGGCGGCATGTCGGAAACGGGTCTCTTATTTTTCGAAGCGCTGGACAATGAAGTGCAAACGCGGACATCACCAGGCATGAGGAAAGCTTGCCGGCTTCTTCCTGCCTATGTCGGCGCAGATGCAGGCGTCATCGGGGCGGCCGCTCAAGTATGGCACTACAGAGGCAACAGATAA
- a CDS encoding DUF4127 family protein → MPPIVYLPLDERPCNAKFPLQIAAASDLELIAPPRAILGEKKLPADTAAIADWLLEKTAHADVLIVSLDTLVYGGIVPSRLHRLSVEECRKRLQTIIEFKKRNPKLRIYAFNLIMRAPSYCSNDEEPDYYAEYGFQLARYGWLQDKQAREGLTEGEMLEWEQILSTLPQPVLQDFIGRRRINTTVNKMAVDLTKEGAIDFLIIPLDDNAKYGYSSSEQRQLLLQVEEHRLLDRVHLYPGADEIGSTLFARVFCEIKNYQPEINIRYSSTAGPLVIPKYEDRSLGESLKCQITAAGGFISDHAAEADFVLMVNSPPVGQYDMAEAPQSFGERHAAYFSEVNIREFAQAIRRYANKGAMVALADVATCNGSDELLMKLLSAAGLLPCLSAYAAWNTSGNTLGTVIAHAIVESYYRNTEGYRNPERARNSESFYLSRLLEDWGYQAIIRTEIAQNHLEVLGGNYFDIAAIHDQVSDLIRSKMAAFIEQYLQDLRPTRIRLEHVELPWKRLFEVGFDLSIEAD, encoded by the coding sequence ATGCCCCCTATCGTCTACCTTCCTTTAGATGAGAGACCCTGTAACGCCAAATTCCCATTGCAAATCGCAGCTGCTTCAGATCTAGAGCTGATCGCACCGCCGAGAGCCATTCTTGGAGAAAAGAAACTCCCCGCCGACACCGCGGCCATTGCCGATTGGCTATTGGAGAAGACCGCCCATGCAGACGTACTGATAGTATCCTTGGATACGCTCGTCTATGGCGGTATCGTCCCTTCCAGACTCCACCGTCTCTCTGTGGAGGAATGCCGTAAACGCCTGCAAACGATCATCGAGTTCAAGAAAAGGAATCCTAAGCTGCGGATTTACGCGTTTAACCTCATCATGCGCGCCCCCTCATATTGCAGCAATGATGAAGAACCCGATTACTATGCGGAATACGGGTTCCAGCTGGCACGGTACGGTTGGCTTCAGGACAAGCAGGCGCGGGAGGGCTTGACCGAAGGGGAAATGCTGGAATGGGAACAGATTCTATCCACGCTGCCCCAACCGGTGCTTCAGGATTTCATTGGACGCCGCCGGATCAACACGACGGTAAATAAGATGGCGGTCGATTTAACAAAGGAAGGGGCGATCGATTTCCTTATTATTCCGTTGGACGACAACGCCAAATATGGCTACTCCTCCTCCGAGCAGCGTCAATTGCTGCTCCAAGTAGAGGAACACCGGCTCCTGGACCGTGTACACCTGTATCCCGGTGCGGACGAAATCGGAAGCACGTTGTTCGCGCGCGTTTTTTGCGAAATCAAAAACTATCAACCGGAAATAAACATCCGTTATTCATCGACCGCCGGCCCCCTCGTTATACCGAAATACGAGGACCGAAGCCTGGGGGAAAGCCTTAAATGCCAGATTACCGCAGCAGGAGGATTCATAAGCGATCATGCTGCGGAGGCCGATTTCGTACTCATGGTCAACTCGCCCCCTGTCGGTCAGTACGACATGGCAGAGGCGCCGCAAAGCTTCGGTGAGAGACATGCCGCCTACTTCTCGGAGGTGAATATCCGGGAATTTGCCCAGGCAATCCGCCGCTACGCGAACAAAGGCGCTATGGTCGCGCTCGCCGATGTCGCGACCTGCAACGGCTCCGACGAGCTGCTTATGAAGCTGCTGTCCGCAGCGGGACTGCTGCCATGCTTATCCGCTTACGCTGCATGGAACACCTCCGGTAATACACTGGGCACGGTTATTGCCCATGCGATCGTGGAATCCTACTATCGTAACACGGAGGGGTATCGTAACCCGGAGCGTGCACGGAACAGCGAATCGTTCTATCTGTCCCGTCTGCTGGAAGACTGGGGTTATCAAGCCATCATCCGTACGGAGATCGCCCAGAACCATCTGGAGGTGCTCGGCGGCAACTATTTCGATATCGCCGCCATTCACGATCAGGTATCGGATTTGATCCGCAGCAAAATGGCAGCGTTCATCGAACAGTATTTGCAAGACTTACGTCCCACGCGAATTCGACTGGAGCATGTCGAGCTTCCCTGGAAGCGGTTGTTCGAGGTCGGATTCGACCTGAGCATCGAGGCTGATTAG
- a CDS encoding extracellular solute-binding protein, with protein sequence MQTKKLDSYQGSTSAVVYTEDTGSIYWDIQVLEDGLYHIGLRYFPVEGNSSPIERELLIDGVTPFDEAARLVFSRVWRNELPEVERDSRGNDLRPRQIESPEWEEVVLSDSEGYYKEPFSFYFSKGNHRITLASLREPLIIDYLKLFQEEKTPSYREVAHTYDKLGYQVTKDAIVKIQAEKAILKSNPSLYPMNDRSSPGTEPYDVSKIRMNTIGGVNWKVPGQWITWEVDIPKDGLYQLGFRYKQNTVRGINVVRKLYVDDRVPFKEAEAIPFRYDGAWQLGMPGENGEPYLFYLTEGKHRIKMELTMGELSDIIRMIRSSIQQLNALYLKIIMLTSTVPDPFRDYELERKIPELETVFQEQSDLLAMAADRMDEMVGGTSGSTTILRTTSYQLKDLGSRPETLTSRLKQFKDNVSALGTWLLTVNQQPLEIDYLFFKSPNVPAPEVNTGMMDRAAHEVMSFSKSFSENYNTVNAEKRGVNDISVWIAAGRDQAQLLRSMIDNSFVPQTGINVNLQLVNPEVILPATLAGKGPDIALTMADVVNFAMRSALQDLSEFPEFDTVKRRFMDSAFVSFTYQDGVYAIPETQSFPMLFYRKDILEQLHLDVPQTWEDMYRIIPELQKHNMEIAMPSNILFETMLYQSGGQFYQKDGIATDLDSAVGMDTFRKWTELYTNYKLPLEFDFINRFRTGEMPVGIADYTTYNFLTVFAPEIRGMWNFAPLPGTKDTDNTLHRETLSTTTGTVMFKNAKNKKAAWEFIKWWTDTESQLTYGRELEAILGESGRYGAANLETLSRLPWSARELKQLMGQFQWVVGRPAVPGGYSLDRHLNNAFYEVYNGGSEPRETLENYVRTINQEITIKRNEFHLPTK encoded by the coding sequence ATGCAAACCAAAAAACTTGATTCTTACCAGGGTTCGACCAGTGCTGTGGTATACACGGAAGATACCGGATCCATCTATTGGGACATCCAAGTGCTGGAAGACGGTTTGTATCATATCGGGCTGCGTTACTTTCCGGTGGAAGGCAACAGCTCCCCGATCGAAAGAGAATTGTTGATCGACGGCGTCACCCCTTTCGATGAAGCGGCTCGGCTCGTATTTTCCCGCGTATGGCGCAATGAATTGCCCGAAGTGGAGCGCGATTCCAGGGGAAATGATTTAAGACCGAGGCAAATTGAAAGTCCGGAATGGGAAGAAGTCGTTTTAAGTGATTCGGAAGGATACTATAAAGAACCTTTTTCATTTTATTTTTCCAAAGGCAATCATCGAATTACGCTGGCTTCTCTTAGAGAACCGTTGATTATAGACTACTTGAAACTTTTTCAGGAAGAAAAGACCCCTTCTTACCGGGAAGTGGCTCATACCTATGACAAACTTGGCTATCAAGTGACGAAAGATGCCATCGTCAAAATCCAGGCCGAGAAAGCGATATTGAAATCCAATCCTTCGTTGTATCCAATGAACGATCGTTCAAGTCCAGGTACGGAACCTTATGATGTTTCCAAAATCAGAATGAACACGATCGGAGGCGTTAACTGGAAAGTACCAGGTCAATGGATTACCTGGGAAGTCGATATCCCCAAGGACGGCCTGTATCAGTTGGGCTTTAGATACAAACAGAATACGGTCAGAGGGATCAATGTCGTCAGAAAGCTTTATGTGGATGACCGAGTACCATTTAAAGAAGCGGAAGCAATTCCGTTTAGATATGACGGAGCGTGGCAGCTTGGAATGCCCGGCGAAAACGGCGAACCGTATTTGTTCTATTTAACTGAAGGAAAGCACCGGATCAAAATGGAGCTCACGATGGGTGAATTGTCCGATATCATTCGGATGATTCGGTCCAGTATCCAACAATTGAACGCTTTGTACCTTAAAATCATCATGCTCACTTCGACCGTTCCCGATCCATTCCGGGATTATGAACTCGAACGGAAAATTCCCGAGCTGGAGACGGTGTTTCAAGAGCAGAGCGATCTGCTGGCCATGGCGGCGGATCGGATGGATGAGATGGTTGGAGGTACCAGCGGAAGTACGACGATTCTCCGAACGACTTCCTATCAACTGAAGGATTTAGGGAGCCGTCCGGAGACGCTTACATCCCGCCTGAAACAATTCAAAGACAATGTCAGTGCTTTGGGGACATGGCTATTGACGGTCAACCAACAGCCGCTTGAGATCGATTACTTGTTCTTTAAATCCCCGAACGTCCCGGCACCGGAAGTAAACACGGGAATGATGGACAGAGCGGCGCATGAAGTGATGTCCTTTTCAAAATCGTTTTCCGAGAATTACAACACTGTAAACGCAGAAAAGAGAGGTGTCAATGACATTTCCGTATGGATCGCAGCAGGCAGGGATCAGGCACAGTTGTTGCGCTCAATGATTGACAATTCGTTTGTGCCGCAAACCGGCATCAACGTTAATTTGCAGCTTGTCAATCCGGAAGTTATCCTGCCTGCGACATTGGCCGGCAAAGGCCCCGATATTGCGTTGACGATGGCGGACGTGGTGAATTTTGCAATGCGCAGCGCGCTCCAGGATTTGTCGGAGTTTCCCGAGTTTGACACGGTCAAGCGGCGGTTCATGGACAGCGCTTTTGTCAGCTTTACCTATCAAGACGGGGTATATGCGATTCCGGAAACGCAGTCGTTTCCGATGCTGTTCTACAGAAAGGACATCTTGGAACAATTACATCTCGACGTTCCGCAGACATGGGAAGATATGTACCGGATCATTCCGGAATTGCAAAAACATAATATGGAAATTGCTATGCCTTCGAATATTTTGTTCGAAACGATGCTATACCAAAGCGGCGGACAATTCTATCAAAAGGACGGCATCGCCACCGATTTGGATTCGGCGGTCGGAATGGACACGTTCCGGAAGTGGACGGAATTGTATACCAACTACAAATTGCCTTTGGAATTCGATTTTATCAATCGCTTCCGGACGGGAGAAATGCCGGTCGGCATCGCGGATTATACAACTTACAACTTCTTGACTGTATTTGCTCCGGAAATCAGAGGAATGTGGAATTTTGCTCCCCTTCCGGGAACAAAGGATACGGACAATACCCTGCATCGTGAGACTTTGAGTACGACGACCGGCACGGTTATGTTCAAGAACGCGAAAAATAAAAAAGCGGCGTGGGAATTTATCAAATGGTGGACAGACACCGAATCGCAATTGACCTACGGACGCGAATTGGAGGCGATTCTCGGTGAATCTGGCAGATATGGTGCCGCAAACCTTGAAACGCTGAGCCGCCTGCCATGGTCTGCCCGAGAGTTGAAACAGCTGATGGGCCAATTTCAATGGGTTGTGGGAAGACCGGCCGTTCCCGGCGGGTATTCGCTTGACCGTCACCTGAACAACGCTTTTTACGAGGTTTATAATGGAGGCAGCGAACCGCGTGAGACACTGGAAAATTACGTGAGGACCATCAATCAGGAGATTACGATCAAACGCAATGAATTCCATTTGCCAACAAAGTAG
- a CDS encoding ABC transporter substrate-binding protein, whose product MNGETLKIIHWTPGPSEDTPEGALTLARWRELEKKYNVKIVYEKVPWGEPLNMVTNAALSGESVGDIVALDLYFAIPAINQGLFMPVDDFFNFDDPKWPKGMKDYGKVNDKMYGFTSNNNTASGLYYNKTLFEREGLPDPHDLIAQDKWNWDTFLDIAKKATKDTDGDGVIDQYGITSVAGNLMRMIIHSNSGSIIEKKDNKYVLSTDNPNTLEGLHFYSDLFNVHKVVAPNKHENFEDYNDSQTLFSSGKAAMVTGELWEGSQRTTMTDEQGFVYFPKGPKRTTWQGSIENYVQFYIPANVKRAKEKAYIWEQMQLWDNVAKVNREEAEKQLLADEKDIEVMLDVTNYSEPVFLPLNNMFGDYAFSIANRGESPETVLARIKQTAQEGIDQNLNNVKP is encoded by the coding sequence ATGAACGGTGAGACGCTTAAAATCATTCATTGGACTCCCGGACCATCGGAAGACACGCCGGAAGGCGCTCTGACCCTTGCAAGATGGAGGGAGCTGGAGAAAAAATATAACGTGAAAATCGTATATGAAAAAGTACCTTGGGGAGAACCTCTCAACATGGTGACCAACGCGGCGCTTTCCGGTGAATCTGTAGGGGATATCGTAGCGCTGGACTTATACTTCGCGATTCCGGCGATCAACCAAGGGCTCTTCATGCCGGTTGACGATTTCTTTAACTTCGACGATCCGAAATGGCCGAAAGGCATGAAAGATTACGGCAAAGTGAACGATAAAATGTACGGATTTACATCAAACAACAATACAGCGTCAGGACTTTATTACAACAAAACCTTGTTCGAACGTGAAGGACTGCCGGATCCCCACGATTTGATCGCGCAAGACAAATGGAATTGGGACACTTTCCTCGATATCGCCAAAAAAGCGACGAAAGATACTGACGGCGACGGAGTAATTGATCAATACGGGATTACCAGTGTTGCCGGGAATTTGATGCGGATGATAATTCACTCCAACAGCGGTTCGATCATTGAGAAAAAAGACAACAAATATGTACTGTCTACCGATAATCCCAATACCCTCGAGGGGCTACATTTCTACAGCGATTTGTTCAATGTGCACAAAGTCGTAGCACCTAACAAGCATGAGAACTTCGAGGATTACAACGATTCCCAAACGTTGTTCAGCAGCGGTAAAGCGGCCATGGTTACCGGCGAGCTTTGGGAAGGTTCGCAAAGAACGACCATGACGGACGAACAAGGATTCGTATACTTCCCTAAAGGCCCGAAAAGAACGACCTGGCAAGGAAGCATTGAAAACTATGTCCAGTTCTACATTCCGGCGAATGTAAAGAGAGCGAAAGAAAAGGCATATATTTGGGAACAAATGCAGTTGTGGGACAACGTCGCGAAAGTAAACCGTGAAGAAGCGGAAAAACAGTTGTTGGCGGATGAAAAAGACATTGAAGTTATGCTGGATGTTACGAATTATTCCGAACCCGTCTTCCTGCCGCTTAACAATATGTTTGGTGATTACGCCTTTTCCATCGCAAATAGGGGAGAGTCTCCGGAGACGGTGCTGGCAAGAATCAAGCAGACGGCCCAGGAAGGAATAGACCAGAACCTGAACAACGTCAAACCATAA